cccTTTTGCCAGTTTGGGGGAAGTAGGCAGTGGCCTTACGTTGTACCGTCAGCGGGGCCCCGCACTCCAACTCACTGGCCCACTGGCCCACTGGCCCATCAGGAAAATTCCAGAACTCCTGATGGGCCAGTCCATCACTGCTGGTGATTCCTTAGGGATTTCGCTCTGTGACATCAGCAGCACTGCGCCAGTACGCAGTCTAAATGATTTCTCAGGGAAAACTCTGCCACCTGCTGGCGCCCTGCTCCAATGCTCACGTTCTGTCTGGATGACCagtgttttatgttttgaatttcCTTATGGAAATCCTGCAGCTGTTTTGCATCAGAACACATCAGGAGATAGCTAAGGCTTACCATAAAGACCGGATGTGTGCTGGAAGCATTTTCCTTTTGCTGGGCTACTTGGAAACCACACATACCAAACTGTGTATGACTGTCTTGTCGGTGAGCCTCCCCCAGGGTAACAAGAGCAAAGATAGGGGGTGATTTCCAAATCCAAGATTAATCATGAGAGCAAGGGACAATTGTGGTATCAGTGACATAGATAAGAAAATCCTTTACTTCATCTGACCACTTCAGCAGTCGTTACCAAATCAATCAAACTGGAACCACAAGAGAAGTAATCAAACATGATATCACAGGACTTATTCATTAGCAGTGAATAGAAAAATAGGCATGGGATCTGGTTCAAAGTCTCACTCATTTGTCATACTCCACTGTCATATGAAATGTTTTTAGCAttacatgtttttgtgtgtattctGATCCTTATttcattgtaatatatatttacccTGGCCATTAAATCCTTTGGCTTTACTAATAAAAAGAAATAAGCTGTCATGACCCTTGCACTACGGTTCTATCATTTTGGTTAACAGTTGATGTTTGGGCTGCTTCTTGGCAATTGGCAAGCGAGCCACCTGACAGTCTGTGTTGTCTGTCTTTGGCAGGAGGAGATGCTGTGAAGGGTACAGGTTTGTGATGGGCCAGTGCATTCCAGAAAGTAGGTAATTCACATGACCTGGTAATAATTACCTTTTCGTCATACCAATCAAATCAAGTCTAACAAGACACTGAAGAAAGTTTTAGTGTATGACCTAACAATTAGGAAACACACAGTTGCCACTAGAGGGCCCCAACATACTGCGTGATCATTATGTTATGCCATAAGCCACCTTAATTGTACAATGTACGAGGCCTTTTTGCAGCACTTAATGAAGTGTACTTGCTGTACAGTGGAATTTCTAAAGtttgatttgcatttatttttctttgccttTACATTCACTATGTTAATTAAGTTAACAACGATAAACAAACAATACTACAATGGGTGGCACAGAGATTACCagagttttctttattttatgtgtTCATTACCTTCAATACAGCCCAGCTTATTCCAGCCTGTATGGTATGGTAATGAAGTGTTTGTTGAGGAAATCCTATTAACAAATGTAGAATATACTATACTTGTCATGTTCATTCATATTAACATTGTTAACCAAAAAAcccttttcttttatttaatagAATCTCAAATGTATCCACTTTGTATACAATTTAATATTATAGTATGTACCATTTGTGTTCCCATGTCATTGCATCATAGGTGTCCATAGTCCACCTATGTACATGTTATAATCAGGGCTTCACATGAGTGGTATGTAGGTATGCATGTGGAACAACAACGTGAAAATGAGGCCTGCATTGAAAGATCCCCATGCAGTTGTGTACTAAAGACTCGCTAAGTAACTGGCAACAATCTGAGCATTGTACACCATGGTATATTTGTATGGGTGATATAATGCCTTATTTTTGGAAACCTTGCTTTTTTAACCCTTTCAATTCTCTACTTTCTTGTCTTGTAAAGTGTTGATTCACAGTTGTGTTGTGTGGCAGGCCTGCTctgatctgtgtgtctgtcccgtAGGTGTGGACGTGTGTGCTGGCTCTCCGTGTGAACAGCAGTGCACTGATAACTTTGGCAGGGTGGTATGTACCTGTTACCCGGGATATCGTTTCGACAGGGAACGTCATCGTAACCACCAGCACCCATACTGCATCGGTCAGTCTCTGCTGCCAGGGGGCCAGGGGTGTGCAGCCTGATAGTTTGACACTGCAATTTGTTAACACAAATACAGGAATACATTGTTAAAGGTCAAAGCTACCTAAAATCCTGCTTTTAGACAATTTTCTTCAGTTTCTCCATATATAAATTACAGTGCAGATTGGTATACCAattgtatgttttaatttattgtgcATGAATGTGAAACTtgaataatgtaaatacttatCTGTGTATTTCAAATGGCTTTAATATTTCATTCACACTCATTCACAGTCAGTGTTGTATGTTGATGAACAGAACCCATAAACAGGGGCACAtctgtaatttgtttatttgtcatCTATCTATTCCACATCCAGTGCAATTCCTAAAAATCAGTTTCTTTCCCCAAATCCATCTTTTTTGTATCTTTGTACGATTCTCTTCTTGCCTGTTCCGCGCTTGCGTGGCAGACGTGGACGAGTGTGCGGACTCCAATGGCACAGTCTGTGAGCAGGACTGTGAGAACACCGTGGGCAGCTACCTGTGTCACTGCCGCAGCGGACACATCCTTAACACCGACCGGAGATCCTGCTCCCCTCTACACAACCGTAAGTTGACCGGCACATGCCCCTCCTCATTCAGTCCatccattttaaattattataggTGTCTTTCCTGCAGTCCAAAGGCCCAGagcatatgaaatgtattttaatagccACACTGACATAAGTAAGATATTATTCCAAAAACGGGCAGGGAATGCAAGCGCATAGTGCTGTATAATCCATTTCAAGTTGCATATTCAAGTGTCGTTTATCATGACTGTGTTAAGAGGTCAGAAGAGGATTAGTTCTTCATTGTTTTCATCCAGTTAAAGTTTCTGCCAAGTGCAGGATGAGTCCAAATCCAAGCTTGTTAGTTCCCAGTTCAGGATATATATTGGGAGAACACCTTCAGGACAGGACAGAATGTTGTTGGCTGAGTATTGCTGAGTACAGTCTTCTGACacacttaaaggggaactagcaCAGTTCttaaaattatggttttatgcatctGTATGTGTTGCTAGTAATGAATAAGTAAGGTGTAGGGGTAAATGTAATACTCGCCAAATAATAGCAGATGTCAAAAGACTGTTGTGTGCTCTTTCAGGGTTTCAGCTTGTGTCATAACTTCATGGAAAGCAGAAACACGCTAAGCTCCACTATGTGTGTTACATCTCTTTTTCACCTAGGTAGTGCAGAGTTTATTAACAATGAACAATCCGAGAGACAAAAGAATGATATAAATTGGTCAATTCTGATTCAGCATTACGCAGATGGTTCTTTACCTGCGATGGAACCCCAGTAATATCCCGACACTATTGAGGAATACCAGCAAAAGCCAACCCTACAAAGCACGTACTGATTTCCCCTCTTTTCTCCTCGTGTCTGTCTCTGGGGTTCAGTCAGCTCCACTGGCAAGTCGGACACCCTGATGAGTGCGGGCACCTGTTCCCTCACCTGCCAGGACTTCAGCAGCATGAAGCAGAGCCTTCTGCAGCTGAAGCAGAGGGTGAGCAGTATTCACAGTTCGGGACAGGTATGACGGGTATTGCTGAGGGATAGGCCTGTTTCATTCAAAATTGTCATTGCAAATAACTTCCACCAGTACCtgtaatacttttatttaattactaGTGGCTGGTCACTTCTAATTGAAATGGAATGATACTACGGTAAACAGGAATTGGGGATTACTTTACCTTGACTGTCAGTGCTGTTTGTCTTGTACAGATGCTGTCCCTCAGTCTGGCCAATGACAGTGACAAGCCCTCCAATGTGTGGGGTGGGAAAGGGCCTGATATCCCAGCCCTGCCTGGCCCTCCTGGTCCTCCTGGCTCCCCAGGCATCCCAGGTATGTCATGAGGAAGCATTTGCCCCAGCTGTCAGGCAGAAGAGAAACAAAGTCCAATATCGCTTTACAAAGGAGATTGTGGCGTTCACCTGTTTATTCCGGGCAGCTGATTCAGTCTCATCTACCTTTTCCCTTCTGCCCTCTCTTTCTCGGTGCCAGGAGTCCAAGGAGATCCAGGGCATAAAGGGGAGGCTGGAGCCAGGGGGCTGCCTGGCCCTCAGGGGCCTCGTGGGGACATGGGCCCCATGGGACCTGCCCCTGACCTGGACCACATCAAGAGGGGGCGAAGGGGACCCATGGTGAGAGTCCGTCAACTCCACATTCTCACAGACCACTCACTGCAGAAGGAATTCATgttttgagagagtatttcaaCCAATTCCTTCTTAACACACAAttcaggaaattaaaaataataactaagtACTTAAATGAGGTAACAAACTCATTGTCCTTCAGCATTATGCAATACCTTCAGAAAGGGGATGTGTGAGTAAAGGGCTTTTCATTCAACATAATAATGATATTTTCTGAAATATGTGTATTGGACAATTAGGTAAAGCAGCATACATAATTATTTTGGCAGGTAAACTATAAAAGTAATCGCAAATAATTGTTGCAGACTTAAAAAGGGACATGCAGAGAGCCTACCTCAAAAAGTCGCAGTTCCAGGCAGATAGTTTTGGCTGTTGTAGAGCACTCTTGCCACCCAGCTTGCTACCCAACTATGTTTTTTAGGCTGAGTTACTATCTGCTCATTTGAAGAATCTGGAGTTCAAGTAGAGTCTGTTCTTCACTTTCCTGGAAGCAGTTTGTGAGCACACAATCTGGCAGGCACCCTGCTCACCTGACATTGCACTAGCAGTTCAGTTGCTGTCAGGTGGAAAATGGGAAAAGACCAGAAGGGGGAATgctgaaacaaatattttacctCCTGCTTGTAAGAGCTATTGAAATATGTCTTCCTCTCTCCTAAGGGTCCACCAGGAGCACCTGGAAGACATGGCCAGAAGGTAAAATCACCATGTCCTTTATTTCCGGTGATGAGGAAGGCATTGTGGTGTCCTCTGATCTTGTTACCAACCTAGAGTCTAGTATACACACTGCTAAAggatgtttaaaatattttttcagtgtGCATGCGGTATTGAACATATTTGACACTTTCAATATACCAAACTGCTTGGACAATCTGTACGTTTGTTATTGGTTGAAAGCAATTTAGCCTTGAGCTAAAGAGTGGAAACGATGGAAAGGCACCCTTAACTGAATTCAAATATGCCAGGGTGTGATCAGGGTGATGCAGCAATTTAATCCTATGTCTCTTTGGAGTCCATCATCCACCTGCAAGGACATGCCACCAGTTTTGCTACGTTGAGAGCTACATGGTACCCTGGTGATTATTTCAATTGACTTACAGAGGTTCAGTGAGACTCTTTGCCATGTGTCCTAATGGgtcctgtttgtttgtgggtTGCAGGGTGAAAGGGGCTTACCTGGACCAAGAGGCCCTGCAGTGAGTCTTAGATgttcattattatgatttttcatTAATTGTCACTGCCCACCCCCAACTCCTCACCCTGTTTTCCTGCTGAAGATTGAAGGACTGAACCGAGCACCCTCTCACAGTCATGAACACATTTaaacatgtaaacatttacTGTAATCTAGCATGACAGTTTGATCTTGCCTGAGTTAACATGGGTGCTAGAtctattatttgtatatataccaTTTGTATAGAAGAATCaaagtattaaataaataataatagcaataattaAACACTGAAATTCCATCAACAGACAAAGTGTTCAATGTTGTCAAAGTCAGACCTTCAGAAATGACTTTTGTCCTATAGTACAAATGACATACTGTATAAATATCACTAATTTAGTGTTCATCAAAACACTTCTGACTTCTCCACCATCGTGCTGATTTCATTTTTCCACATCATGGTCTTCCAGGGTCCTCCAGGCTCCTTTGATTTCCTCCTACTGATGATGGCGGACATCCGCAATGACATCATCGAGCTGCAGCAGAGGGTGTTTGGGAAGAAGAGGGGCATCACACTGGAGTCAGCACCTCCTTCCTACAATGAAGAGGAGTTCAGCGAGTGGGGATCAGGTCTAGATATGTTGTCACTCAACACCTGAGTGCTAGACTATCAAGGCAGTGCTCCCTAGACAAATCCTGCCAGAGAGACTCACAGCAAAACCAGTTTCATTAACTCAACCATATTGCCTTCTTAATCTCTCCTGTGTGGTTTTTATGGCAAACAGCGGTCACTTAAGGATGTTGCAGTAAGGAGATTTGCTTCTAACATATAACACCACAGACTAAACTCAGATTAATGCAAACTCCACATACGAGCAGAATGAAAGACTGATTTACTGAAGTACAGTGTTTGTCTTATTTTCTGAATAGGACTTCCTTTGCCAAAAGATGCGTTCGTTTGTTTTTCCTCGGCACCTAAGACTCAGTGTTGAGCTGAACCACTTGTCCCACCAGACCCACCTCAAGATACTCTGCCAGATGGAGCGTCTAAAGTACTTTTTTCGCTGTTAAAAAAACGATCAGGACTCAATGTCCAGGAATGCTTTTAAACATTGCTATTCTCATCCGTCTAAAGCGCACAACTAACCAGACACATAGGAGTCTGTTTTAAAAAATCATCTTAATTATTCTCAGACAATACATTTCATGTTCAGCTTTGGCCAGGAATCAAAGAGCAGTCATTGTATGAGATTTCCCACCAGTGGCCCTTGTTTCTTCACACAGCAGCTGGCGTGGAAGATGGGGGTTGAGGACAAATGTGTGCTGTGttaatataatattgcatttaactccaaattgaagtaatttttgaggaaaacaaaatgggtGATTAAGAATATAAGGGGGAACAATATAATCTTTCTGAGACACAATGTGCTGAATATGTGGTTTGTTTTCCAGCTgctaattatacatttttcatactttttaaaattgGTCAAATCTCACTTTGGCATTTTACTGGTGAAATGGATGCATTTATCAACAGTAAACTGCTAACAAAGTTGTTGATCTCAAATCTTGTCTCCTCATGGAATTGCAATCTAAATGAAAGTTGCCAAACTAAGAAATATCCATTGGCGAAATTCAAGGGCTAATCTTGATTTCAGTTGCCTAGTTTCATTTCCCCTAATCAGGATCAATGGAACCTTTTTTCAACCACCATCTCAAGTACTGTATGTTATATTGCTATAATTCCCATTATTAACAAGATGCATTTGTTTAATAACATTATGGCCTTACGTAAAGTACAGGTGTATGGGATGTCTTATTTGGTTTGATGTCTTCCATTTATTTTCCACAGGCATTGTATAGATTTGCATtatttctagaatatttttttattttccccttcATGTTTTACTCTTAACAGATCCAAGATGTTCCTGGACCGCAATGCACCTGCTAATCAGCAATAATGGGTCgctaataaatgaataaatgtcagGAATGTAAAATACCCTAGATAAACAGTCAGTTGAAGACCAGCTGTTTCGCCTGGTTTTGTAGTTCAGTTTTTGTTCTTTGGGCCCATGGCAGTTCAGCCTGTGTTCTCCCTGTAAATGCTCAGGATCTTGAAGCTGTCCTCCTCTCTTTCCACCTGACTTTCCAAAGGGAGGTCAGAGGAGACCAATTACAACCAGATCTGAAAAGCTTTACACGGCAGTACACGACTGGTCCTTTGGAAGGTGCTGTTCACCACACTGCAACATGCTGGGGTGGCAGTAACTCTGGAAAGGGGGAGAAAATCCATGtttaaacactttaaaacacacacacttatatatatatatatatatatatatatatatatatatatatatttctgatgtGAGACTTTTAGGGTGATTTGGGACCCATCAAGTGTAATCTCCCATGCATTCTCTGACAGGGATTGTTTAAAACTGAAAGCTAATGCCcatactaataaataataaatgttcaTGATAAATAAGGTACAGAATGTCTGCAATGCTAGCTGATATGCAAGGTACCAGAGCTAGAAATGAAATTATGCAGCAGGATGTTCGATTTTTGGATTGTTTGTTTAGAAGGTGACTGGTTTTGATCACAATTCACATTatcaagcaaaaataaaaataaatatttggccAAAAGCATGAAAGCTTTTCCTCAAGACggttcataataataaaactgtgtgtatatagtgcTGTTCATACTAAAAGTAGCTTAAAGTGCtgtacaagaaaataaaattaatggaatatttaaaatatttttaaatgtattgagaataaaatgcatacaaatagtAAAATACAgagtacaataaaatataaaaaggtaaAATCAGCAGCAGTGTTCAAAACCAGTCATTGTGTaaaaatatggattttttttgctttaacaTAGGCAGTGAGGGTGCCTCTCTAATGCCACAATCAtgttctaaaatgtattttttttttacaagttgatcacatacatacatgctgatagtgaaaatattaaaatgatgtgGGTATTTGTTAGTTTCATAGTGTCATTTGATTTTGGTCTTGTTGTTATGTGAACaggtgttttgcttttttttttttgccttgtaATAACACTGTTGGGCTTTGTGAATTTTGACAGGCGCTTCCTGTTTCGCCTGAGAAGCAGCTTTTCGTGCAGCTAGTTTCTAGTGTTGAGTGGTTGCTTGGAAACGAGCAACCAGGAAAAGCCTTAAAGTTCAAAGAAATAATTAAGGAGTGTGCCAAAACAAGAGAGTGAGCgagcgagagaaagagagagatgaacTTAGTTCAACTGTTCCCCCATCTCCACTTACCTGTTCCCTTGCCTGCAGGCGGCATGTCATGCTCTTTGTGTTCTGTAGGTGGCAGTGCTGCAGGAATATGGCACCATCTACAAACTAGTTGCTGCAGGAGTTCAAGAAAGGTGGAAATCTGCCCCATTTAGTCAGCAGTCCCCAGTAGCAGAGCTAAATTCTCCGTCAGAAGAGAGGGATGGAGCACAGGAGCGGAGGTGATGCTAAATAAGCAACAGTGAGCCCAATAGTGGCCTTTTAGGACTGGGCAGTGAGAGAGAGTTTGAAATCTTGCTCTGTCCTCTGATTGATGCTTAACCTGCCGTACTTGGAGCAGGAGGCACAGTCCAATATCATTGCACAACCCTCTCTTGTGTGAACTCTTGTCCCATTTTGCTACGTGCATGGGGAGGCGGTGAGGTGGTGGGAAGAGAGGTTGAATATAATAACTGGCTTCTTTAAATGTTGAATTCTGTCAGATGAGTTGTCTTTGTAGGTATGAATGCAGCTATGTGAACATTCGGCCCTTGGGCTATTTCTAAAATTCTCAAAGTGAACTGTTTAAAAAATCTAACATATAAAGAGAAGGTGGAGTCCGGGGCGTGTGATTTAAATGTTCTCTATTAAGGTGCCAGTTTGAttataagtatttgaccctcaGTTGTCATGACTAAATATATGAGGAGAAGAGAAAAACATGTTCATAAAACAACTGGATACCTCTGCTCTAGCACTTCCTGTAGCGCATAGCAGACCTTCTCTAAACAGGACCACCTATCAGTTTAAAGagtaaagaaaacatttccaaacAAGAGAAACATTTCAAGAAGCTTTAAAGATGAATGGAATTTCAATGTCTTCCTAGCACGGTGCAGCCAGTTCGCCTGCCAAAGCTTTAGAAGTTTACATTAGAGCCTGAGATCTTCTTTCCTGCTTTGTTTACATAACAGGACTGTGCACAGGTGTTGCTGAGAATGAACACCGAAGTCCTGCGTGCCACCACAGCATAAATATTTAGAGGTAACCAAGGTTAGGCTCAAGATACAGGGCTCAACCTAATCTGAGTTTCTATCAGTGCAGGCTATGCGCTGCATGCTGGGAGATGAGTGATTGTGTTAGTGAGAGAGCAGGCGTGAGCTCTTCGGCAGGCAAATTTTTGACCATGCACGGCACATACATGCCACAAAACACCTGACAGGGTGGGTCTTCAGCTAGTACAGCTTGACACGCCAACTCATTCTTAAATTCCAGCACCGGCTCCTCCCCCTCTCATCTTCATCCACAGCCTCTTTGAAGATAATTGGCTTGTTGGACCAGCCCTTTCCAGTGCCCCTCCCCCAGCACCGCTCTGTGCAGCTGTCCTGTGCACGTGCAGAGCTCTGGCCAGAAGACTTGAGAAAGACCTGACCCCCGTGGAGGTATGGAAGTCAAGTCCCCATGCCTCACTGTCATATATGCAAGCTtgcatattaaaatgtgttttagttGATAAAACCCTAAATGTGTTTAACCAATGCCGAGCAATTTGCCTCCAGGCATGTTGGAAATATCAATGGGTGGTTGAAAAACTGATGAATGAGCCTCATTTGGATTTGTTTCAGATAGCAAGCTGCAGGatggtaaaaaaactaaatagctCATGAATGTATGTTTGCTTTCTGGCAACTTTAAGTCGGACATGAAGAGGTCGAATTCTGTCTCACTCCATGACAAGATGTCTTTTCTCATgaattgtgttttcatgcattggGCGAGGTGTGGTTTGCCTCTCTGGAGTGCCTTTTAACTTCTTCCagaagattttttgtttttttaatacagtctTTATGTTCCAACTTGGCTTGTTACAGCTGTGTCATTATTAATTACAGGGATTtgggaaataataaataaatcatataccaaagacAGAGTTTACCCGTTTAACAACACAAATGTTGTCTGGGTGTTTTCTAGAGGGGGGGAATAATGTTCCTTAAACATCTGTAAAACAATGCAGAGAAGCATGGTGCTCAAGCTTGGTCTCTACGGAATGATTCAAAAGAAGGttatgtttattgttttgaaCTTTATCACGCACAGCACGATGACAAAGAACAATGCCCTGGTGTTCATCCTTCACGGCAGCACTGTTGCAGGGCAGATAGCTGCCCTGCCCTTTACTAGTTGATGGGCTGGATTGCAGGTATCCGTTTGACTGATTGACCAGCAGTAGAATGCAGTTGTGCCGCGCATTCTCATTGCACGGTCCATCAGCCAATCAGACAGCCAGGAAGATGCCTTCAGTCACACAAAAAGCTGAGGTATggccttttttttctcttctcctaGTGTGGTGTTGAACTCAATAGAGAGCTGTTGGTtagcagtttgtttttattgtgagcTCTTGTGctttatattgtttaaatgtgtGATGTCTTTAAAGGCCAGTGCTTAtttcctttgtgtttgtttatttagggTTAACCTCCAGCTTCTTCCTTGGACTTGCTTGCTCCACCCTtccatgagcatcagaactttGTTGTTGGAGTTGAGAAACCATTTTCTCTTATAAATGTTCACCAGAGGACAACAATCCCTTTCAGCTTGATATTTCCTGTTTCTTAATGTGGAATTCAATAAGAATGCTAAGtgtacagtattttaatttgaaatatggAAAACCAaccattaatttattaatgtttaGATTGAGTCTGCAATTTTACTCTAATATAACATTCTACATGATG
The genomic region above belongs to Amia ocellicauda isolate fAmiCal2 chromosome 4, fAmiCal2.hap1, whole genome shotgun sequence and contains:
- the LOC136748348 gene encoding collagen and calcium-binding EGF domain-containing protein 1 isoform X2; translated protein: MDRFCAKFTPFIVICCVVLWDSRVSAFKSAADPDRKGEECPENKIVTMEYPCTKAGGEKSTCLRRRCCEGYRFVMGQCIPESVDVCAGSPCEQQCTDNFGRVVCTCYPGYRFDRERHRNHQHPYCIDVDECADSNGTVCEQDCENTVGSYLCHCRSGHILNTDRRSCSPLHNLSSTGKSDTLMSAGTCSLTCQDFSSMKQSLLQLKQRMLSLSLANDSDKPSNVWGGKGPDIPALPGPPGPPGSPGIPGVQGDPGHKGEAGARGLPGPQGPRGDMGPMGPAPDLDHIKRGRRGPMGPPGAPGRHGQKGERGLPGPRGPAGPPGSFDFLLLMMADIRNDIIELQQRVFGKKRGITLESAPPSYNEEEFSEWGSGLDMLSLNT
- the LOC136748348 gene encoding collagen and calcium-binding EGF domain-containing protein 1 isoform X1; translation: MDRFCAKFTPFIVICCVVLWDSRVSAFKSAADPDRKGEECPENKIVTMEYPCTKAGGEKSTCLRRRCCEGYRFVMGQCIPESVDVCAGSPCEQQCTDNFGRVVCTCYPGYRFDRERHRNHQHPYCIDVDECADSNGTVCEQDCENTVGSYLCHCRSGHILNTDRRSCSPLHNLSSTGKSDTLMSAGTCSLTCQDFSSMKQSLLQLKQRVSSIHSSGQMLSLSLANDSDKPSNVWGGKGPDIPALPGPPGPPGSPGIPGVQGDPGHKGEAGARGLPGPQGPRGDMGPMGPAPDLDHIKRGRRGPMGPPGAPGRHGQKGERGLPGPRGPAGPPGSFDFLLLMMADIRNDIIELQQRVFGKKRGITLESAPPSYNEEEFSEWGSGLDMLSLNT